GACTAAAACCTGTTGAATGCGCTTTAGACCTGCTCACAATGGTCCCCTTGTTTTGCAGCATCTGGAAGGAAGCTCTCAATTAGTCCctttcttcccctccccacaacatACATTGTATACGGGACAATTACCTTGTTCAGTTTAGAGCAGCATGCTCGGGCATTTATATAATCACATTCTAAATCCGACAGGGTTATAATCTACACACAGGTCAAGGAAATTGTTCACTGCTTCTGGCTCTGTCTCTTCCTTCTTGTTTTTCTCAGACACTCTCCTTCTCCAAACTGTTTGTGTTCTTACATTGTTTAATCAGCCTCTCCCGATTGGTTTGTCCCAGACTTTCACCCAGTGTTAACTTCCTGTCTCTTGTCCTCTTACAATGTTATTCTTCATCCCCATCTTTCCAATTTCATCTCTCAATCTGACACAGTTTCTCAGACTACTCACCTTCTCCCATTCCCCCTCAATCTATCTTATTCATTTCCACATCATCTGCTTTTTCCATTACTCTCTCCACTTCTCAACCTGAATCTACTTTTTTCAGTCTGGGTCTTCCACACGTACCCCACACTCCACTTCTTCTGACACTTCTACATCCTTCACCCCATACTCTTCTGCACCAACTCCCCACACTTTCTTCCCTCCGCTACCTCTACCCTCTCTCTTCACTCTCCCCCGGCTCCCTTCCTCCAAATAACCTCTGATCCCTTccactctctttctcctctcccttccATCTCCTTCCACGTCTCTCCCCAAATTCCTCTCTGCCCCACTCCCCTCCCGACACCCCCCCCGACTTACCCTCCACCTCCCTGGGCCTCACCACTCTAACCCCCCCCAAACACCTGACCCACCCCGACACCTCTTCCCTCTCACTCCAGTTCCCCGTCCCCCCAACCCACACCCCACTTTCCCATCACCCCCTCTGCCCCCACCCTTCTTTCCCACCCCTCTTCCCCTGCCCCTCTTCCAGATGCGCCCACCCCACCCAGCTCTGTCCCACCatccctacccccaccccactctgccATGCCACTCGACCCCACTGCCTGTATTCACACTCttcccccacccagctccacacctcttCCCCCTCCACACCCCTATTCGAACCCCCACACTGCCCCCTGCCCGCTCCACCCCTCTTCCCCACcaaccccttccccctccaccaCTCTTCCCCCAgcacccctcttccccctccaccccggCTCCCCACTGCTGCCCCTCCCCCCTGCTCCACCCCAcatccccctccacccctccctgcaGGCACCCGGCtccacccctcttccccctccacccctccaTGCAGGCACCCGGCTccgcccctcttccccctctACCCCCGCTCCGCCCCTCTTCCCCCAGCACCCTCGCTCCCCACTGCTGCCCCTCCACCCCGCTCCGCCCCTCTTCCCCCAGCACCCCCGCTCCCCACTGCTGCCCCTCCACCCAGCTccgcccctcttccccctccacccctccctgcaGGCACCCGGCtccacccctcttccccctccacccctccctgcaGGCACCCGGCTccgcccctcttccccctccacccctccctgcaGGCACCCGGCTccgcccctcttccccctctACCCCCGCTCCGCCCCTCTTCCCCCAGCACCCTCGCTCCCCACTGCTGACCCTCCACCCCGCTCCGCCCCTCTTCCCCCAGCACCCCCGCTCCCCACTGCTGCCCCTCCACCCAGCTccgcccctcttccccctccacccccgcTCCCCACTGCTGCCCCTCCACCCAGCTccgcccctcttccccctccacccccgcTCCCCACTGCTGCCCCTCCACACAGCTccgcccctcttccccctccaACCCCGCTCCCCACTGCTGCCCCTCCACCCAGCTccgcccctcttccccctccacccccactccccactgCTGCCCCTCCACCCAGCTccgcccctcttccccctccaACCCCGCTCCCCACTGCTGCCCCTCCACCCAGCTccgcccctcttccccctccacccccgcTCCCCACTGCTGCCCCTCCACCCAGCTccgcccctcttccccctccaccccccttccccctccacctccactccGCCCATCTTCCCCCTCCACGCCCGCTccgcccctcttccccctccgCCCCTGCTCCGCCTCCCCCCTGCTCCACCCCTTCCCCTTGCAtgcccctccacccctccccgccAGTACTCCTCGACCCCCAGCACCCAGCACCACGCCTCGACCCCCAGCACCCAGCTCCACGCCTCGACCCCCAGCACCCAGCTCCACGCCTCTTCCCCCACCGCTGCCCCTCCACCCAGCTccgcccctcttccccctccgCCCCCGCTCCGCCCCTCTTCCCGCTCCGCCCCCGCTccgcccctcttccccctccgCCCCCGCTccgcccctcttccccctccgCCCCCGCTccgcccctcttccccctccgCCCCCGCTccgcccctcttccccctccgCCCCCGCTCCGCCCCTCTTCCCGCTCCGCCCCCGCTCCGCCCCTCTTCCCGCTCCGCCCCCGCTccgcccctcttccccctccgCCCCCGCTccgcccctcttccccctccgCCCCCGCTCCGCCCCTCTTCCCGCTCCGCCCCTCTTCCCGCTCCGCCCCCGCTccgcccctcttccccctccgCCCCCGCtccgcccctcttcccccccccgcccccgctccgcccctcttccccctccgCCCCCGCTCCGCCCCTCCTCCCCCGCTccgcccctcctccccctccgccCCCGCTccgcccctcctccccctccgccCCCGCTCCGCCCCTCCTCCCCCGCTCCGCCCCTCCTCCCCCGCTCCGCCCCGCTCCGCCCCTCCTCCCCCGCTccgcccctcttccccctccgCCCCCGCTCCGCCCCTCCTCCCCCGCTCCGCCCCGCTCCGCCCCTCCTCCCCCGCTccgcccctcttccccctccgCCCCCGCTCCGCCCCTCCTCCCCCGCTccgcccctcttccccctccgCCCCCGCTccgcccctcttccccctccgcccctcttccccctccgCCCCCGCTccgcccctcttccccctccgcccctcttccccctccgcccctcttccccctccgCCCCCGCTCCGCCCCTCTTCCCCCTACGCCCCCGCTCCGCCCCTCTTCCCCCTACGCCCCCGCTCCGCCCCTCTTCCCCCTACGCCCCTTTTCCCCCTCCGCCCCCGCTCCGCCCCTCTTCCCGCTCCGCCCCTCTTCCCGCTCCGCCCCCGCTCCGCCCCCGCTCCACCCCTCTTCCCGCTCCGCCCCCGCTccgcccctcttccccctccgCCCCCGCTCCGCCC
Above is a window of Stegostoma tigrinum isolate sSteTig4 chromosome 4, sSteTig4.hap1, whole genome shotgun sequence DNA encoding:
- the LOC132209516 gene encoding rRNA 2'-O-methyltransferase fibrillarin-like translates to GARGEGRGGRGERGEGGEGRGERGARGAEREEGRSGKRGGAGAEGEEGRSGDGDEE